A region from the Variovorax sp. RKNM96 genome encodes:
- a CDS encoding SDR family oxidoreductase, translating into MDLNLKDKVVLVTGGGSGIGAAISLTLAREGAVPVICGKNPLDAAFEEELRGLQPRARFLQFELMEEAACGKAIASAVAEFGRIDGLVNNAGVNDSVGLEAGREAFIASLDRNLVHYYVMAHFCLPHLKASRGAVVNISSKTALTGQGNTSGYTAAKGAQLSLTREWAASLLEDGVRVNAVIPAEVMTPLYQRWISAFDEPDRKLATITDKIPLGHRMTTAQEIANTVVFLLSERASHTTGQWVFVDGGYTHLDRALT; encoded by the coding sequence ATGGACTTGAATCTGAAAGACAAGGTGGTGCTCGTCACCGGCGGCGGCAGCGGCATCGGCGCGGCCATCTCGCTCACGCTCGCGCGCGAAGGAGCAGTGCCGGTGATCTGCGGCAAGAACCCGCTGGATGCGGCGTTCGAGGAGGAACTGCGCGGGCTGCAACCGCGGGCCCGGTTTCTCCAGTTCGAACTGATGGAAGAGGCAGCGTGCGGCAAGGCCATCGCAAGCGCTGTCGCGGAGTTCGGGCGCATCGATGGGTTGGTCAACAACGCGGGGGTGAACGACAGTGTGGGTCTCGAAGCGGGGCGCGAGGCGTTCATCGCGTCGCTGGATCGGAACCTCGTCCACTACTACGTGATGGCGCATTTCTGCTTGCCGCATCTGAAGGCGAGCCGCGGGGCCGTCGTGAACATCTCGTCGAAGACCGCGCTGACGGGGCAGGGCAATACCAGCGGCTACACCGCGGCCAAGGGCGCGCAGCTGTCGCTGACGCGAGAGTGGGCCGCTTCATTGCTGGAGGATGGCGTGCGCGTCAACGCGGTGATTCCCGCCGAGGTGATGACGCCGCTGTACCAACGCTGGATCTCCGCCTTCGACGAGCCCGACCGCAAGCTCGCGACCATCACCGACAAGATTCCCCTGGGACACCGGATGACGACAGCGCAGGAGATCGCGAACACCGTGGTGTTCCTGCTTTCCGAGCGGGCTTCGCACACGACGGGGCAGTGGGTGTTTGTCGATGGTGGGTATACGCATCTGGATCGGGCGTTGACCTGA
- a CDS encoding L-rhamnose mutarotase translates to MRHCLALDLKDDPALIAEYEAYHRSIWPEVRAHLHAHGVTGMEIYRLGTRMVMLMETDDARYDAEAMAAASRDDPKIREWEALMWKFQAPTPWTPEGEKWVAMDRIFAL, encoded by the coding sequence ATGCGCCATTGCCTTGCCCTCGATTTGAAAGACGACCCGGCCCTGATCGCGGAGTACGAGGCCTATCACCGCAGCATCTGGCCCGAGGTGCGCGCACATCTGCATGCGCATGGCGTGACGGGGATGGAGATCTACCGGCTCGGCACGCGCATGGTGATGCTGATGGAGACGGACGATGCGCGATACGACGCCGAAGCGATGGCGGCTGCGTCGCGTGACGATCCGAAGATTCGGGAGTGGGAGGCTCTGATGTGGAAGTTTCAGGCGCCTACGCCTTGGACGCCTGAAGGGGAGAAGTGGGTGGCCATGGATCGGATATTCGCCCTGTAA
- a CDS encoding SDR family oxidoreductase — protein MHVFVTGATGWVGSAVVQELIGAGHAVTGLARSGDKAVALAAAGAKVLRATLEDLQALRDAAAAADAVIHTAFNHDFSRFMENCEEDRRVIDALAGALQGSDRPLLVTSGLLGLPRGATESDLPSPASPRKSEPTARAWAERGVRAATVRLAPSVHALGDHGFAPILVRLAREKGVSAFLGDGENCWAGVWRQDAARVYRLALEQGVTESVYHAVADERVPFKAIAEVIGRGLGLPVESREREHFGWFAGMAGANMSVSSARTREVLGWTPQGPGLLDDLDQAGYYS, from the coding sequence ATGCATGTTTTTGTCACCGGCGCGACCGGTTGGGTCGGCTCCGCCGTAGTTCAGGAATTGATCGGCGCTGGCCATGCGGTCACCGGGCTTGCGCGCTCCGGGGACAAGGCTGTCGCGCTCGCTGCAGCGGGTGCAAAGGTTCTGCGCGCCACACTGGAAGATCTCCAGGCCCTGCGCGACGCAGCCGCTGCGGCGGACGCCGTCATCCACACGGCGTTCAATCACGACTTCTCCCGCTTCATGGAGAACTGCGAAGAAGACCGCCGCGTGATCGATGCGCTCGCAGGCGCGCTGCAAGGGTCCGACCGTCCGCTGCTCGTGACCTCGGGCCTGCTCGGCCTGCCGCGTGGCGCAACGGAATCGGACTTGCCCAGTCCGGCATCGCCGCGCAAATCCGAGCCCACCGCGCGCGCGTGGGCCGAACGCGGTGTGCGTGCGGCGACGGTGCGGCTCGCCCCGTCGGTTCACGCCCTGGGCGATCACGGCTTCGCGCCGATCCTTGTTCGCCTGGCGCGGGAGAAAGGCGTCTCGGCGTTTCTCGGCGATGGCGAGAACTGCTGGGCCGGTGTGTGGCGGCAGGATGCGGCGCGGGTATATCGACTTGCGCTCGAGCAGGGGGTGACCGAATCGGTTTACCACGCTGTCGCTGATGAGCGCGTGCCGTTCAAGGCGATCGCCGAGGTCATCGGCCGTGGCCTCGGACTGCCGGTCGAGTCGCGCGAGCGCGAGCACTTTGGCTGGTTCGCGGGCATGGCTGGCGCGAACATGTCGGTATCAAGTGCACGCACGCGCGAAGTGCTTGGTTGGACGCCGCAGGGACCGGGTCTGCTGGACGATCTCGATCAAGCTGGCTACTACAGTTAG
- a CDS encoding O-methyltransferase, translated as MTTTLTTAPLAPLLDRLFQEAGATTSPAVASISPEERQRLMRSKTEYLDFYSRLKDLWLPVSRETGVLLYQLARSTNARHIVEFGTSFGLSTLYMAAALRDNGGGRLISSEFEPSKIAKAREHLAEGGVSDLVEIREGDALKTLASDLPESIDLLLLDGAKSLYNDVLALIEPRLRPGALIVADNADYSPEYLARVRAPDSGYLSVPFADDVELSMRLG; from the coding sequence GTGACGACGACCTTGACCACTGCACCATTGGCCCCTTTGCTAGACCGACTGTTTCAGGAAGCCGGGGCGACGACCAGCCCCGCCGTCGCCAGCATCAGCCCGGAGGAACGCCAGCGGCTGATGCGCAGCAAAACCGAATACCTCGACTTCTACAGCCGCCTCAAGGATCTGTGGCTGCCGGTGTCGCGCGAGACCGGCGTGCTGCTGTACCAACTGGCGCGCAGCACGAACGCGCGGCACATCGTGGAGTTCGGCACCTCCTTCGGCCTGTCGACCCTGTACATGGCCGCGGCGCTGCGTGACAACGGCGGCGGTCGGTTGATCAGCAGCGAGTTCGAGCCATCGAAGATCGCCAAGGCCCGCGAGCACCTGGCCGAAGGGGGCGTGAGCGATCTGGTCGAGATCCGCGAAGGCGATGCGCTGAAGACGCTGGCTAGCGACCTTCCCGAGTCCATCGACCTCTTGCTGCTCGATGGCGCCAAGTCGCTCTACAACGACGTGCTGGCGCTGATCGAGCCCCGCCTGCGGCCGGGTGCGCTGATCGTGGCGGACAACGCCGACTACAGCCCGGAGTACCTCGCGCGCGTGCGCGCTCCCGACAGCGGCTACCTGTCCGTGCCGTTCGCCGACGACGTCGAGTTGTCGATGCGGTTGGGTTGA
- a CDS encoding TetR family transcriptional regulator, which yields MTDRRNTPISSRRQPKQARSTDLLEAILQAAVQVLAKEGVHRFTTTRVAERAGVSVGSVYQYFPNKASILFRLQSDEWRQTTEMMRSILGDTQRPVLERLRMLTHAFVRSECEEAEVRTALGDAAPFYRDAPEAQEVRADGDEIVRVFMAQALPKASDATRAMAGDLIIATLSAVGKEFSESPRTDAQIETWADAMADMFCVYMESLQRRPARQ from the coding sequence ATGACCGACCGCCGAAACACCCCGATCTCCTCTCGCAGACAGCCCAAGCAGGCACGCTCGACCGACCTTCTTGAGGCCATTCTTCAGGCAGCTGTTCAGGTTTTGGCGAAGGAAGGCGTGCACCGCTTCACGACGACGCGCGTCGCCGAGCGGGCGGGCGTGAGCGTCGGGTCGGTCTATCAATACTTCCCGAACAAGGCGTCGATCCTGTTTCGCCTGCAGAGCGACGAATGGCGGCAGACCACGGAGATGATGCGCAGCATCCTCGGGGACACGCAGCGGCCCGTGCTCGAGCGCCTGCGCATGCTCACACACGCCTTCGTCCGCTCCGAGTGCGAAGAGGCGGAAGTGCGAACGGCGCTCGGCGACGCCGCGCCGTTCTACCGCGACGCACCCGAGGCACAGGAAGTGCGTGCCGACGGCGACGAAATCGTTCGCGTGTTCATGGCGCAAGCACTGCCCAAGGCTTCAGACGCCACGCGTGCCATGGCGGGCGACCTGATCATTGCAACGCTCAGCGCGGTGGGGAAAGAGTTTTCAGAAAGCCCTCGAACCGACGCCCAGATCGAGACCTGGGCCGACGCGATGGCCGACATGTTCTGCGTCTATATGGAGAGCCTCCAGAGACGCCCCGCCCGTCAATGA